In Pseudomonas fluorescens, a genomic segment contains:
- a CDS encoding AzlC family ABC transporter permease yields the protein MPTALPHYAFARGAIAVIPLSLACAPWGLLAGSMAIDAQFTPLQAQGLSAIVFAGAAQLVAIGMVKSGASLVSIVLTTLLLTSQHLLYGMHMRPTLSALNTRWRMSLGFLLTDEFFALVNHYDRETFNRWYALGVGLTFYIVWNLFTLVGIVLGKSIPGLDQLGLEFSIAATFIALITPVVRDVPTVVCVAVALLCSVWLSYLHWESAVVVSGVLGMSAGFACKRLGVGQR from the coding sequence ATGCCTACTGCCTTGCCTCATTACGCGTTCGCCCGTGGCGCGATCGCCGTCATTCCATTATCCCTGGCCTGTGCGCCGTGGGGACTGCTCGCCGGTTCCATGGCCATTGATGCGCAATTTACGCCGCTGCAAGCCCAGGGTTTATCCGCCATTGTCTTTGCGGGGGCCGCGCAGTTGGTGGCCATCGGTATGGTCAAGAGCGGCGCCAGCCTGGTGTCGATCGTGCTGACGACGCTGTTGCTGACCTCCCAGCATTTGCTCTACGGCATGCACATGCGCCCGACGTTATCCGCGCTGAACACGCGCTGGCGCATGAGCCTGGGTTTTTTGCTGACCGATGAGTTCTTCGCGCTGGTCAACCACTATGACCGTGAGACGTTCAACCGCTGGTACGCCCTGGGGGTGGGCCTGACGTTCTATATCGTCTGGAACCTGTTCACCCTGGTCGGCATCGTGCTCGGCAAGAGCATTCCCGGGCTTGATCAGCTCGGGCTCGAATTTTCTATCGCCGCCACCTTCATCGCCTTGATTACACCGGTGGTTCGTGACGTGCCGACGGTGGTGTGTGTCGCGGTTGCGCTGCTGTGCTCGGTGTGGCTGAGTTACTTGCACTGGGAGTCGGCGGTGGTGGTTTCCGGTGTGTTGGGTATGAGTGCAGGGTTTGCCTGCAAGCGATTGGGGGTAGGGCAGCGATGA
- a CDS encoding LysE family transporter, producing the protein MLTIFFYALVFGFVFCLSPGAVLAETLRRGLLHGFMPALLVQIGSLVGDAVWAVIGLTGIALLIQHDAVRVPLTIICALYLAWLGIRSLIDAWHLPEADSAPARSGPNALAVGAAISLANPKNIVYWGALGSALSGIVGATPSHGQTLMFFAGFMLASVLSCFLIAALVNLLRQNASPTWQRISYGACGLVLIYLAALAARGI; encoded by the coding sequence ATGCTGACGATCTTTTTCTACGCACTGGTATTCGGTTTTGTGTTTTGCCTTTCTCCCGGCGCGGTATTGGCAGAGACCTTGCGCCGCGGGTTGCTCCACGGCTTCATGCCGGCGCTGCTGGTACAGATAGGTTCACTGGTGGGCGATGCCGTGTGGGCGGTGATCGGCCTGACGGGTATTGCCCTGTTGATCCAGCATGATGCGGTGCGCGTACCGCTGACGATTATCTGCGCGCTGTACCTGGCCTGGCTCGGCATACGCAGCCTGATCGATGCCTGGCACCTGCCCGAAGCAGACAGCGCACCAGCCCGCTCCGGGCCCAATGCGTTGGCCGTGGGCGCGGCGATTTCCCTGGCCAACCCGAAGAACATTGTTTACTGGGGGGCGCTGGGCAGCGCCTTGTCGGGCATCGTCGGGGCCACGCCCAGCCATGGGCAAACGCTGATGTTTTTTGCAGGGTTCATGCTGGCTTCGGTGCTGTCGTGTTTTCTGATTGCGGCGCTGGTGAATCTGTTGCGCCAGAACGCCTCACCGACCTGGCAACGTATCAGTTACGGCGCCTGCGGTTTGGTATTGATCTACCTGGCGGCTTTGGCCGCACGCGGTATATGA
- a CDS encoding arsenic transporter, with protein sequence MLVASAIFLFTIILVIWQPKGLGVGWSASLGAILALACGVISLTDIPVVWHIIWNATGTFVALIIISLLLDEAGFFAWAALHVARWGRGRGRRLFAYMVLLGALVSALFANDGAALILTPIVMSMLLALRFSPAATLAFVMGAGFIADTASLPLVVSNLVNIVSADYFKIGFNEYAAVMVPVNLVSVAATLAVLLWFFRRDIPGTYDPADLADPASAIHDRATFRAGWWVLGILLVGCFALEPLGIPISAISAVCAVLLLVIAAKGHKISTRKVLKEAPWQIVVFSLGMYLVVYGLRNAGLTTYLATWLDSFATYGVWGAAMGTGVLTALLSSAMNNLPTVLIGALSIESSHAVGVVKDAMIYANVIGSDLGPKITPIGSLATLLWLHILARKGINITWGYYFKVGIVLTLPVLLITLAALALRLTF encoded by the coding sequence ATGCTTGTCGCTAGTGCGATTTTCCTGTTCACCATCATTCTGGTCATCTGGCAGCCCAAGGGCCTGGGCGTCGGCTGGAGCGCCAGCCTGGGCGCGATCCTGGCCCTGGCGTGTGGCGTTATCAGCCTGACGGACATCCCGGTGGTGTGGCACATCATCTGGAATGCCACCGGTACCTTTGTCGCCTTGATCATCATCAGCCTGTTGCTGGACGAAGCCGGCTTCTTTGCCTGGGCCGCCCTGCACGTGGCGCGCTGGGGACGCGGCCGGGGCCGTCGGTTGTTCGCCTATATGGTGCTGCTGGGGGCGCTGGTCTCGGCGCTGTTTGCCAATGACGGCGCCGCATTGATCCTCACCCCTATCGTGATGTCGATGCTGCTGGCCCTGCGTTTTTCCCCTGCCGCGACCCTGGCATTTGTCATGGGTGCTGGGTTTATCGCCGATACCGCCAGCCTGCCGCTGGTGGTCTCCAACCTGGTGAACATTGTTTCGGCAGACTATTTCAAGATCGGCTTCAACGAATACGCGGCAGTCATGGTGCCGGTGAACCTGGTCAGCGTCGCCGCGACCCTCGCGGTGCTGCTGTGGTTTTTCCGCCGCGATATTCCCGGTACCTACGACCCGGCCGACCTGGCAGACCCCGCCAGTGCGATCCATGACCGCGCCACCTTTCGCGCCGGTTGGTGGGTGCTGGGCATCCTGCTGGTGGGCTGTTTTGCCCTGGAGCCACTGGGCATTCCCATCAGCGCGATTTCCGCGGTGTGCGCCGTGCTGCTGTTGGTGATCGCAGCCAAAGGCCACAAGATCTCCACACGCAAAGTACTCAAGGAAGCCCCCTGGCAGATCGTGGTCTTTTCCCTGGGCATGTACCTGGTGGTCTATGGCCTGCGTAACGCCGGCTTGACCACCTACCTGGCGACCTGGCTCGACAGCTTCGCCACCTATGGCGTATGGGGCGCGGCGATGGGCACCGGGGTGCTCACCGCGCTGCTGTCGTCAGCGATGAACAACCTGCCGACCGTATTGATCGGTGCGCTGTCCATCGAGTCCAGCCATGCCGTGGGCGTGGTCAAGGACGCGATGATCTACGCCAACGTCATCGGCAGCGACCTGGGTCCGAAAATCACCCCTATCGGCAGCCTGGCCACGTTGCTGTGGCTGCATATCCTGGCGCGCAAGGGCATCAACATTACCTGGGGCTACTACTTCAAGGTCGGCATCGTACTGACCTTGCCGGTGCTGCTGATCACCCTCGCCGCCCTCGCCTTGCGCCTCACGTTCTGA
- the arsH gene encoding arsenical resistance protein ArsH, with translation MTTLPNLDTRLAPPRQTGLAHPPRILLLYGSNRPRSFSRLLVEECARLLRHFGADTQIFNPSGLPLPDDAPNDHPKVQELLALMQWSEGQVWCSPERHGSMSAVFKAQIDWVPLALGAVRPTQGKTLAVMQVSGGSQSFNTVNQLRVLGRWMRMFTIPNQSSVPKAFMEFDEHDRMKPSALYDRVVDVMEELVKFTVLLRERPDLVDRYSERKESADELSQRVNQRSI, from the coding sequence ATGACCACCCTGCCCAACCTGGACACCCGCCTCGCACCGCCCCGGCAGACCGGGCTGGCTCACCCTCCGCGTATCCTGCTGCTCTATGGCTCCAACCGACCCCGCTCGTTCAGCCGGTTGCTGGTTGAGGAGTGCGCGCGCTTGCTGCGCCACTTCGGCGCCGACACGCAAATCTTCAACCCCAGCGGCTTGCCATTGCCTGACGATGCACCCAACGACCACCCCAAGGTTCAAGAGCTGTTGGCGCTGATGCAGTGGTCGGAAGGCCAGGTCTGGTGCTCTCCCGAACGCCACGGTTCGATGTCGGCAGTGTTCAAGGCGCAGATCGACTGGGTGCCGCTGGCCCTCGGTGCCGTTCGCCCGACCCAGGGCAAGACGCTGGCGGTGATGCAAGTCTCCGGGGGCTCTCAATCCTTTAACACGGTGAACCAGCTTCGCGTGCTGGGCCGTTGGATGCGCATGTTCACTATCCCCAACCAATCCTCGGTGCCCAAGGCGTTCATGGAGTTCGATGAGCACGACCGCATGAAGCCGTCGGCCCTCTATGACCGCGTCGTGGATGTGATGGAAGAACTGGTCAAGTTCACCGTACTGCTGCGTGAACGCCCGGACCTCGTGGACCGTTACTCGGAGCGCAAGGAAAGCGCCGATGAGCTGTCACAACGTGTCAATCAACGGTCGATCTGA
- a CDS encoding helix-turn-helix transcriptional regulator, with the protein MSVMQHAWLGNYEVSSTSCTGLTFARHSHDECVIGVNLVGEEKVWLDRREFEAGPGSITLYNPGQIQGGGAADGAPWQFVSLYATADQLAADLGLAHMEFDRSLCFQPDLAQRLAGAVKAALGDDTLVRELQEEALVLMLGEVVNASGVRLPGSTTLGHNLIGRAQEVLAAQLHRSVSLDLLGDELGLSKFHLLRAFQKETGLSPRQWAMQLRTRRAKGLLRNGVAACEVAHHVGFADQSHLNRHFRAAYGMTPGHYQRLLNR; encoded by the coding sequence ATGAGCGTCATGCAACACGCCTGGTTGGGCAACTACGAAGTCAGTTCCACGTCCTGCACCGGCCTGACGTTTGCCCGCCACAGCCATGATGAATGCGTGATCGGCGTGAACCTGGTGGGCGAAGAAAAAGTCTGGCTGGACCGCCGTGAGTTCGAGGCCGGCCCGGGCAGCATTACCTTGTACAACCCAGGGCAGATTCAAGGCGGCGGTGCGGCGGACGGGGCTCCCTGGCAGTTCGTCAGCCTGTACGCCACGGCCGATCAACTGGCGGCTGACCTGGGGCTGGCGCACATGGAGTTCGATCGTTCGCTGTGCTTTCAGCCCGACCTTGCGCAACGATTGGCCGGCGCGGTGAAAGCGGCTTTAGGCGATGACACCCTGGTCCGTGAACTGCAAGAAGAAGCGCTGGTGCTGATGCTGGGGGAAGTGGTCAACGCCAGTGGCGTGCGCCTGCCCGGCAGCACGACACTCGGCCACAACCTGATCGGTCGCGCCCAGGAAGTGCTCGCCGCACAACTGCATCGCTCAGTGTCCCTGGACCTTCTCGGGGATGAGCTGGGCCTGTCCAAATTCCACCTGCTGCGCGCCTTCCAGAAAGAAACCGGGCTCAGCCCCCGGCAATGGGCCATGCAACTGCGCACTCGGCGGGCCAAAGGTCTATTGCGCAACGGCGTGGCGGCCTGCGAGGTCGCCCATCACGTCGGGTTCGCCGACCAAAGCCACCTCAACCGGCATTTCCGCGCGGCCTACGGCATGACGCCGGGGCACTACCAACGCCTCCTGAATCGCTGA
- a CDS encoding AzlD domain-containing protein produces the protein MIYLMIVAMGLVVFLNRYLFLEPRLPVRLNRGAREFLGFAVPGMLTAICGPIIFLADHQLNLSPANPYLLAGVCAVALMFWTRNVLLTVLLSMALFYLFRWWL, from the coding sequence ATGATCTACCTCATGATTGTGGCGATGGGGCTGGTGGTGTTTCTCAACCGCTACCTGTTTCTCGAGCCGCGGCTGCCAGTACGGCTCAACCGTGGCGCACGGGAGTTTCTCGGTTTTGCCGTGCCGGGCATGCTCACGGCGATCTGCGGGCCGATTATTTTCCTCGCCGACCACCAACTCAACCTGAGCCCGGCCAATCCTTACCTGTTGGCCGGAGTCTGCGCGGTCGCACTGATGTTCTGGACGCGTAACGTGCTGCTCACGGTGCTGCTGAGCATGGCGTTGTTCTATCTGTTTCGCTGGTGGCTCTGA
- a CDS encoding YoaK family protein, whose translation MLPSSRKPYTNAALAHRERWRGRVGLMLVASLSVLAGMTDAIGFMASGDFVSFMSGNTTRLAVAISEGDLGLTGRLLLLVATFIAGNALGVVVSRVSQRHALPLLLCIAALLCGGALWPFAEMLPALLAAIVAMGMLNAAVEEVNGLPVGLTYVTGALSRFGRGLGRWMMGERRSGWRVQLIPWTGMFVGAVLGALLEHQLGLRALLISGALAAFLGVVTLKIPRRWHLGYMPR comes from the coding sequence ATGCTGCCTTCATCCCGCAAGCCTTACACCAACGCCGCACTCGCTCACCGAGAGCGATGGCGCGGCCGAGTCGGCTTGATGCTGGTCGCCAGCCTTTCGGTGCTGGCGGGTATGACGGACGCCATTGGCTTCATGGCCAGCGGCGACTTTGTTTCGTTCATGAGCGGTAACACCACGCGCCTGGCGGTAGCGATCAGCGAGGGTGACCTCGGCCTGACCGGGCGCCTGCTGTTGCTGGTTGCTACCTTTATCGCTGGCAACGCGTTGGGGGTGGTCGTCAGTCGCGTCAGTCAACGCCATGCCCTGCCTTTGCTGTTGTGCATCGCGGCCCTGCTCTGCGGCGGTGCGCTATGGCCGTTTGCGGAAATGTTGCCGGCGTTGCTGGCGGCGATCGTGGCCATGGGCATGCTCAATGCGGCGGTCGAGGAGGTCAACGGCTTGCCGGTGGGTCTCACCTATGTCACCGGGGCGCTTTCACGCTTCGGGCGCGGGCTGGGCCGCTGGATGATGGGAGAACGGCGCAGTGGCTGGCGTGTGCAATTGATCCCGTGGACGGGGATGTTTGTCGGCGCGGTGCTCGGGGCGCTGCTGGAGCACCAGCTGGGCCTGCGTGCGCTGTTGATCAGCGGTGCCCTGGCGGCATTCCTGGGGGTGGTGACGTTGAAGATCCCCCGCCGCTGGCACCTGGGCTATATGCCTCGTTGA
- a CDS encoding dermonecrotic toxin domain-containing protein: MRRNEVNSPAQQLPGPASGSIPRTEGVKKTVRLQSPLVTPELRDYVKAITSSFLTPAQNTSALIAAALKSQWKIEIDPDVARIATFNYHLGQPKPAGGKLLNSITLTEAALTNMRDKNPDDETAKVQKPWWRKVIDLVEENSPLAMAIQQRQHVADYAGAHEYIIPLFDPNAQHTYHANETLHHTPQAFRDLLRQTELSEPYKAHLDKFWPAHEDKYTQCSKFAFAAAAQIQHKEGSLSNYEASLAMRAAGFGVGSRLSDMTAADLKAPFRQAATLETGLLSIDGSPSTDLVYVTDKRPRMNGKGQKINHTLLYIPGNSSPIHRFDSVAQMKGWLADQAADPNKRVQLSTHFKENDQDDKVFSDGVKQALKGLGGWSEAKTPNKWGFEAPNGWDPQAYITTEPVSDDPFRAMTLRQKARSYADADHEIVTNADVLKRRLTTLAEAATTAALMLTPLAMVVPEVAIAAEAVYVAAGATEIGVGIDDAVHGKSTATDRTVFGLLNAVPSVFHASARLPGLSVSGLGKLPDAIEKAAGENKKLLAFEAVFDSDEVAQTTDVVELSGDAPSTSDNKRVRLDESHPSEDAKRIKLNEQPRDLNKLNDLIFTFVDTYNGAERLNIVAHGMLADDGAEPVANMVLNDVSYDADELTEMLWDNNVPTDKYANIRLLMCHSGAGGERSFAAQFQANIGVPVKAYANRVNAEFTLDDIEAVFASSDRSKKLVQFDDVLPAERRHRVIKKNPYASDVDSKDYEKYKNFSYEPVHFPPRSENPKQAVAAASMPAL, encoded by the coding sequence GTGCGTCGCAACGAAGTCAACAGCCCTGCGCAACAACTGCCAGGGCCTGCATCAGGTTCGATACCCCGTACTGAAGGTGTTAAAAAAACCGTCCGCTTGCAATCTCCTCTTGTTACGCCTGAACTCAGGGATTATGTGAAGGCGATAACGTCGAGTTTTCTTACCCCCGCACAAAACACTTCGGCTCTTATCGCGGCCGCACTCAAGAGTCAGTGGAAAATAGAGATAGACCCCGATGTCGCGCGTATCGCAACGTTCAATTATCACCTCGGTCAGCCCAAGCCGGCGGGGGGTAAGTTACTGAACAGCATCACGCTGACAGAGGCTGCCCTTACAAACATGCGCGACAAAAATCCGGACGATGAAACGGCCAAGGTGCAAAAGCCATGGTGGCGTAAAGTTATCGACCTGGTAGAAGAGAATTCGCCGTTGGCGATGGCCATCCAGCAGCGCCAGCATGTTGCGGATTACGCGGGCGCTCACGAATATATTATTCCGCTGTTCGATCCCAACGCTCAGCACACTTATCATGCGAATGAAACGCTGCACCATACGCCGCAGGCATTCCGGGACTTGTTGCGGCAGACCGAACTCAGTGAGCCCTACAAGGCCCACCTGGATAAGTTTTGGCCTGCCCATGAAGATAAATATACGCAATGCAGCAAGTTTGCTTTTGCCGCGGCGGCACAGATCCAGCATAAAGAAGGCAGCCTCAGTAACTATGAAGCAAGCCTCGCCATGCGCGCCGCAGGGTTTGGTGTCGGCAGCCGTCTGAGCGATATGACGGCGGCTGACCTGAAGGCGCCGTTTCGCCAGGCCGCCACGCTTGAAACCGGCCTGTTGTCCATTGACGGCAGTCCTTCCACCGATCTCGTCTACGTCACTGACAAGCGCCCGCGCATGAATGGCAAAGGCCAGAAAATCAATCACACGCTGCTGTATATCCCCGGAAACTCCTCACCGATTCATCGATTTGACAGCGTTGCGCAGATGAAAGGCTGGTTGGCGGATCAGGCGGCCGATCCGAACAAACGAGTGCAGTTGAGTACGCATTTCAAAGAAAACGATCAAGACGACAAGGTGTTTTCGGACGGTGTCAAACAAGCGCTTAAGGGGCTGGGCGGCTGGTCCGAGGCAAAAACGCCCAATAAGTGGGGGTTTGAAGCACCCAATGGATGGGACCCGCAGGCCTATATCACCACAGAACCTGTGAGCGATGATCCGTTCCGCGCCATGACGCTGCGACAAAAGGCACGCTCCTATGCAGACGCCGACCATGAGATTGTCACCAACGCCGATGTGCTCAAGCGCCGGCTGACCACGCTTGCCGAGGCCGCGACCACGGCCGCGCTCATGCTGACGCCACTGGCAATGGTCGTTCCAGAAGTAGCGATTGCCGCTGAGGCCGTTTACGTCGCCGCTGGAGCCACTGAAATCGGCGTAGGTATTGATGATGCGGTGCATGGCAAATCAACGGCCACGGATCGCACAGTGTTCGGTCTGCTCAATGCCGTGCCGAGCGTTTTTCATGCTTCTGCGCGCTTGCCTGGCCTTTCCGTCAGCGGCCTTGGAAAGTTACCGGATGCGATTGAAAAAGCGGCTGGCGAGAACAAGAAACTCTTGGCGTTCGAGGCGGTATTTGACAGCGATGAAGTCGCGCAGACCACCGATGTTGTCGAGTTGTCCGGGGATGCGCCATCCACCAGCGATAATAAACGGGTACGCCTTGATGAATCGCACCCTTCGGAGGACGCCAAACGTATCAAGCTGAATGAGCAGCCCAGGGACCTGAATAAATTAAACGACCTGATTTTTACCTTTGTGGACACTTATAACGGAGCGGAGCGACTGAATATCGTGGCCCATGGCATGCTCGCAGACGACGGCGCAGAGCCGGTGGCGAATATGGTGCTCAATGACGTGAGTTATGACGCCGACGAGTTGACGGAGATGCTGTGGGATAACAACGTGCCCACCGATAAATATGCAAATATACGTTTGTTGATGTGCCATTCGGGGGCCGGCGGAGAGCGTTCTTTTGCTGCGCAGTTTCAGGCGAACATCGGGGTTCCGGTTAAGGCTTATGCAAACAGAGTCAATGCTGAGTTCACGCTGGACGATATCGAGGCTGTTTTTGCATCGTCGGATCGAAGCAAAAAATTAGTGCAGTTCGATGATGTACTGCCTGCCGAGCGCCGGCATCGAGTGATCAAAAAAAATCCCTATGCTTCCGACGTTGACAGTAAGGATTACGAAAAATACAAAAATTTCAGTTATGAACCTGTGCATTTTCCTCCACGGTCGGAAAACCCTAAACAGGCTGTGGCCGCAGCGTCGATGCCGGCACTCTAG
- a CDS encoding metalloregulator ArsR/SmtB family transcription factor codes for MSDLFSPPALFKCLADPTRVRLTLLILREGELCVCELIHALDDSQPKISRHLAQLRSGGLLLDRRQGQWIYYRINPALPDWVRHVLDTTLQANQPWLQNDALRLDAMGDRPQRAGTCC; via the coding sequence ATGTCGGATCTTTTCTCCCCTCCAGCCCTGTTCAAATGCCTCGCCGACCCAACCCGGGTGCGCTTGACGCTGTTGATCCTGCGCGAAGGCGAACTTTGTGTGTGCGAATTGATCCATGCCTTGGACGACAGCCAGCCAAAGATCTCCCGCCACCTGGCACAACTGCGCAGTGGCGGGCTGCTGCTGGATCGTCGCCAAGGGCAATGGATTTATTACCGCATCAATCCGGCACTGCCCGACTGGGTGCGTCACGTGCTGGACACCACCTTGCAAGCCAATCAGCCATGGTTGCAAAACGACGCGCTGCGTCTTGATGCAATGGGCGACAGACCACAACGGGCCGGCACCTGCTGCTGA
- a CDS encoding arsenate reductase ArsC: MKVLFMCTANSCRSILSEAMFNHLAPPGFVAISSGSFPKGQVLPRSLSTLQAAGISTEGLYSKGNDAFEGSPPDVVITVCDKAAGEACPVYFGPALKAHWGLEDPSDVQGDEALVDAAFKATLETIETRCRAFFALPFDRLSAAELKAELERIALL, translated from the coding sequence ATGAAAGTCCTGTTCATGTGCACCGCCAATAGCTGCCGCAGCATCCTGTCAGAAGCCATGTTCAACCACCTTGCGCCGCCCGGTTTCGTGGCGATCAGCTCCGGCAGCTTCCCCAAGGGCCAGGTCCTGCCCCGTAGCCTGAGCACGTTGCAGGCGGCGGGCATCAGTACCGAGGGTTTGTACAGCAAGGGCAATGACGCCTTTGAAGGCAGCCCGCCAGACGTGGTGATCACGGTCTGCGACAAGGCCGCCGGCGAAGCCTGCCCGGTGTATTTCGGGCCTGCGCTGAAGGCGCACTGGGGGCTGGAAGACCCCTCGGATGTGCAAGGTGACGAGGCACTTGTCGATGCAGCATTCAAGGCCACGCTGGAGACCATCGAGACCCGCTGTCGTGCCTTTTTCGCCCTGCCGTTCGACCGCCTCAGCGCCGCTGAGCTGAAGGCTGAACTCGAGCGCATTGCGCTGTTATAA